A single region of the Thermodesulfovibrionales bacterium genome encodes:
- a CDS encoding molybdopterin-dependent oxidoreductase — protein sequence MKLSRRDFLKTTAIIAAASAAGIESPLKVFAAPFPMKTIPVGQCRFCAVGCTIVADCEVDDSGKVIKVLALKGDLRSPVNRGVLCTKGFYLHKAISYRERPKGALIRKEWINPKTGKPDMNNSPRVVYGRTTKDPKGLKPSEIDLKENFVEISWEETIEFVASAVERALKEFGRFSVAYYGSGQLGTEETHIMNKVFKGGGLLANNSIEGQPRMCMASAVVGYLYTFGKDEPYGCLDDIDVPDPDYGKHADTFFLIGNNTAEAHPIIFNRIASLKQKFPDRIKIILADPRKTRSGTIADLWLPFASGRDMALLNSIAYVITHELDEARYDIEKGTVNAKWKYLDRKFIERHVSFGIHEDVKKIWVKTFYGGTRGDAWDLTYTNTPRRVYPDPKKKYNSEEEIIKDLYRGFAIFLKFLEDYKPEKISDIIFEGESPLLYDRQTKTWRKLSGSEAIRLAARWFAEGYTLSAWCMGVNQKLQGTWVNATLHMLHLITGKAVKPGRHSFSFTGQPNACGGIRAPGA from the coding sequence ATGAAACTCTCAAGAAGGGATTTTCTAAAAACAACTGCCATTATAGCTGCTGCCTCTGCAGCAGGTATTGAGAGTCCTTTAAAGGTTTTTGCAGCTCCCTTCCCGATGAAGACAATACCTGTTGGTCAGTGCAGATTCTGTGCTGTTGGCTGCACCATAGTTGCGGACTGCGAGGTTGATGATAGTGGAAAGGTGATAAAGGTCCTTGCGCTGAAAGGTGACCTCAGGAGTCCTGTTAACAGGGGTGTGCTATGCACAAAGGGATTTTATCTTCATAAGGCAATCTCTTACAGAGAAAGGCCAAAAGGTGCACTAATCAGAAAGGAATGGATCAATCCAAAGACAGGAAAGCCAGATATGAATAATTCTCCACGGGTAGTTTATGGCAGAACAACAAAGGATCCAAAGGGACTCAAGCCGTCAGAGATTGATCTTAAGGAAAATTTTGTTGAAATATCATGGGAAGAGACAATAGAGTTTGTTGCCAGTGCAGTTGAAAGAGCACTTAAAGAGTTTGGCAGGTTCAGCGTAGCCTATTATGGAAGCGGTCAGCTAGGAACAGAAGAAACCCATATAATGAATAAAGTATTCAAGGGTGGTGGGCTTCTTGCGAATAATTCTATAGAAGGACAGCCAAGGATGTGCATGGCTTCTGCTGTTGTCGGATATCTCTATACCTTTGGTAAAGATGAGCCTTATGGTTGCCTTGATGATATAGATGTTCCTGATCCTGATTATGGCAAACATGCTGATACATTCTTTCTAATCGGTAACAATACTGCAGAGGCACATCCAATAATATTCAACAGGATTGCTTCATTAAAACAGAAGTTTCCTGACAGAATAAAGATTATCCTTGCTGATCCAAGAAAGACCCGTTCGGGCACAATAGCAGATCTCTGGCTTCCATTTGCAAGTGGTAGAGACATGGCTTTATTGAATTCTATTGCCTATGTAATTACCCATGAGCTTGATGAGGCAAGATATGATATTGAGAAGGGCACTGTTAATGCAAAATGGAAGTATCTTGATAGAAAATTTATTGAAAGACATGTTAGCTTTGGAATACATGAAGATGTAAAAAAGATATGGGTCAAGACCTTTTATGGTGGTACAAGGGGAGATGCCTGGGACCTCACATATACAAATACTCCAAGAAGGGTTTATCCTGACCCGAAAAAGAAATATAATTCAGAGGAAGAGATAATAAAAGACCTTTACAGGGGATTTGCTATATTTCTTAAATTTCTTGAAGATTATAAACCGGAGAAGATATCGGATATTATTTTTGAAGGTGAATCGCCTCTTCTTTATGACAGACAGACTAAGACATGGAGGAAACTCAGTGGTTCTGAAGCAATAAGGCTTGCGGCAAGGTGGTTTGCAGAGGGTTATACACTTTCTGCCTGGTGTATGGGTGTTAATCAAAAACTTCAGGGAACATGGGTTAATGCAACGCTTCATATG